Genomic DNA from candidate division WOR-3 bacterium:
ACCGACAGGTAATGCCCAGATTACGGGAATTGAGTCAATGGATGAAGCCAAAGACCTTGCAGTTATTTTAAGGGCAGGTGCCTTACCAGCTCCTGTGGAAATAGAAGAAGAAAGGTCAATTGGTCCATTACTTGGAAAGGATTCAATAAGAAGGGGGGTTCAGAGTGCTATTCTTGGTGGTCTTCTTGTAATGATTTTTATGGCTATTTATTACCTGTTTGCAGGAGCCGTTGCTGATTTTGCTCTTATCTTAAATTTAATAATAATCCTCTCTCTTCTTTCCCTTTTTAAAGGAACCCTTACTTTACCTGGAATAGCAGGTCTTATTCTTACAATTGGTATGTCAGTTGATGCAAATGTTTTAATCTATGAAAGGATAAGGGAAGAATTAAGACTTGGTAAATCCTTTAAAGCTGCAGTTGATGCAGGTTTTTCAAGGGCACTTATTACAATACTTGACTCAAACCTTACAACAATCTTTTCAGCACTTGTGCTTATATGGTTTGGAACAGGTCCAATAAGAGGATTTGGTCTTGTTCTTACTCTTGGGATTGCAACCTCTTTCTTTACAGCTGTTTTTGTTGCAAGAACAATTTTTGATTACTTTGTTCTTGTTAAAAAAGTAAAAAGCTTACCTATATAAGGAGGTACTAAATGGAATTATTTAAAACACCCAATATAGATTTTCTTTCAAAAAGAAGAATATTTCTTGCAATTTCAGGTTTTCTTGTTCTTTCATCTATTTTACTTCTTTTTATTAAAGGACCCAAATACGGTATAGATTTTCTCGGTGGAACTCTACTACATATTCATACTGATAGAGATATAAGGACTTCTGATTTGAGAAATGCTCTTTCAGAGATAAACCTTGCAAGAGCTGAAATACAAGAAATAACTTTAAAGGAGCATATAATTAAATATTATGAAAATATAGAAGCAGATTCCCTTATTAAATTTCTAAATAAAAAACTTAAGCTTAATATAGAAATAGAAAGAGCAGAGAAAGTGGGTCCTAGAGTTGGATTTGAATTGAGATTAAGAGCAATTTATGCTGTTTTAATAGGAATGGTTTTGATGCTTATCTATATAGCTTTCCGATTTAATCTTCCCTTCGGGGTGAGTTCTATTATAGCTCTTTTCCATGATGTGATGATAACTCTTGGTGTTTTTGTTTTATTTTCAAGAGAAATAACTGTTCCTGTAATAGCTGCCTTTTTAACAATTGTTGGTTATTCTATAAATGATTCAATTGTAATTTCTGATAGAATAAGGGAAAATTTAAAAAAAAGACAGGGTAGATTTATTGACATTGCAAATAGAAGTTTAAATGAAACGCTTTCAAGAACAATTATAACAGGGGGAACTACACTTCTTGTTTTGATTGTCCTTTTATTCCTTGGAGGTCCACTTCTTTTTGATTTTGCTCTTGCCCTTTTAATAGGTATAATTGTTGGAACTTATTCATCAATTTTTATTGTTGCTGCACTTGTTACAGAATATGAGGAAATGAAGATGAAAAGAGCTAGAAAAAGATAAGGTATGCTTCCCTTTTTTGCTTTAGACCCTAAAAAAACAGCTTCTGAAGCAAAAAGATTGATGGAAGAGGGTAAATGGGAGAGGGGCTATTCTTTATGTAAAAAGGCTTTAAAAACTTCACCAAGAGACCCTGATCTTCTTGAGGTAAGTCTTGAACTTGCTCTTCTTTTGAAAAATTATAAAGAAGCAGTGGGTTATTTTTTACTTATAAAAAATTTACCTGATAGAAAAAAAAGAGTTCTTGAACATATGGTTTCACATTTTGGTGGTGAGGAAAAGGATAAAATATTATTAAGGGAACAAGTTTTACTTGAATTTATTTCAGAAGGTGAACTTGAAAGGATTGAAAATTTATTCCCCCTTATCCCTGAAAAAGATAAAAACCATTTTTTTGAAAAACATTCTGAAAAAGATGAATTTGTCTCTCAAGTATTTATTTATTCTCTTTTATTTTATTCAAAAAAATACATTGATGCTTCTTTAAAACTTTTTGAAATATATAAAAAATTTAAAGATAAAGAAGATTTTTTAAGAAAAGAAATTTTGAGGATTCAGAATATGGGCTTTATTAGAAAGTATGCCAGTTTCACAAATTTTCTTATAAATTATTCAGAAGGAAATGAAGATAAAGCTTTAGAATACATTGATGACCTTTTAGAGGACGAATTTTTTTTCTCTTATTTAATAAGCGAGTTTGAAAAAAGAAATCCCAAAAACCCTTATTTTAAACTTCTTTTTTCTAACCTTTTAATTCTTAAAGGGGAAAGGAAAAGAGGACTTATTTTTTTAAGAGAATCACTTAAAAATAAAGAGAACATAGATTTAAATTATGCCTATAACATTGTTAAGGATATAAAAAGGGAAAACTTAGATGATGAAGAAGTTTCTGTTGTTTCTGATATTTTAAAAGAACTTGGTAAGACAGAAGATGCAGCAGAATTTCTTAAGACAAGAGTTAAAAAAGGTGAAAGCATCATAACTTTAAGGGAAACCCTTTTAAAATCCTTTTCAGCAAGAGCTTTTAGAATTTTACTTGAA
This window encodes:
- the secF gene encoding protein translocase subunit SecF, which translates into the protein MELFKTPNIDFLSKRRIFLAISGFLVLSSILLLFIKGPKYGIDFLGGTLLHIHTDRDIRTSDLRNALSEINLARAEIQEITLKEHIIKYYENIEADSLIKFLNKKLKLNIEIERAEKVGPRVGFELRLRAIYAVLIGMVLMLIYIAFRFNLPFGVSSIIALFHDVMITLGVFVLFSREITVPVIAAFLTIVGYSINDSIVISDRIRENLKKRQGRFIDIANRSLNETLSRTIITGGTTLLVLIVLLFLGGPLLFDFALALLIGIIVGTYSSIFIVAALVTEYEEMKMKRARKR